Genomic DNA from Sardina pilchardus chromosome 4, fSarPil1.1, whole genome shotgun sequence:
tatagcacatttcaagGACAAGGGTCAATCAATGTACTTTATAGACAAAAGCAAAGAGTAATCATAAATAAAAGCTTAAAATGGCAATAGTTAAAAATAGCTTGAAAAGtgaagtataataataaatagataAGATTACGTAAAATGCAAAACTCTTAAAAACATAAAGCACACCACGTAATAATCAAAAGACAAATTCATAATGTGTAACTGAGTGATAACAGGGAGTGCATTTGATCAGTTGGCGAAAGGCATCCACAGAACAGTTTGGACTCAAGTCTACATTTAAAACAGTTGGGGCCTGATGTCATCcgatatattattattattattattattattattattagtagtagtagtagcatcatcattattaagtgtattattattattattattattagtagtagtagtagtagtagcatcaTCATTATTAAGTGTTATATACTCAGGTGTTAAACCGATATAGCCAGAGAGTTATAATACACTTGACACAGCCACAACATATTGTTCATTTGATTCTGTGGTTTCCTTATACGTATATGGAACTTTATGGTTGACGTCTCCAGAAAGTTAGCCATGATTCATCATGAATGCTCAGAATATAATTAGCTACAGTACATTGGTGTGTGTTGATCTCTCCATAGAACAAGTTGCTGGAGACGAAGGTGGAGAACCGGACACAgatccagcagagagagaaggagctgcaAGAGGTCCATCAGGCCCTGCTAACGCTAAAGGTCATTACTGCTCAACATGGCTCATGTTTGTTTACTGTTACAGATGGGTGTACTGTTTGTTATTGTGTGCTGTTAAGTCATTTAACTTGATATGGACAAAGCGAAAGCAAGTCAGGCATTCATCTTCCCAAAGATAAACTGTTTGTTTGGAATGAGGCCTACTGTTCAACATGGCTCTTGTTTATTGAACAttactgtctgtttgtttattcattggTTTACGAGAGCTGCTTagtcatttcactttgataatacaATTAGATGTGGACGAAGAAACCAAGTCAAGCTGGTATGACCTTTACATCTCCCACCAGGCCTCTGCACAAGAAGCTGTTGAGGACTCTGAGAGGATGTTCACTGAGCTGATCAGCTTCATGGAGCAAAAGCGCTCTGAGGTGACCGAGTCGATCAGAGCTCAGGAGAGGGCAGAGGTGAGTCGAGCTGAAGGACtcctggagcagctggagctggagatcaCTAAACTGAAGAGCAGAGATGCTGACATGGAGAAACTTCTACATAAAGAAGATCATATTGATTTCCTCCAGGTAAAATCACCAACGCTGATGTCATTTTGTAGGTGTTTGTAAGTAATATTACAATGTTAGGCTGTTTGAGTCAGCAAGCTGTAAGAGGAATGATAAACTCTGTGACTGTAACATTACATTGAAACTGCTCGGTGTTCTAGTGTGAGTGACCATGTACTAAAATTACAATTCAATTAGCAAGGTCTTGTTTGATTTGTGGTGATCTCCCTCATTAATGTGGGCTAGAACCCCTAGACTTCTTGTATGATTACATACATTATCTTACTTCTAGATAGCTCTAGGCTAGAAGATTCTAGAGGGCATGTTCACTATTCCAGAAACTGAGTGCATTAGTAtgttgatgatgtgtgtgtatctccatAGAGCTTTGATgcctgctgcacttcatctgtGTCAAAGATCCGTTCCAGTGTAACTTTCACTCCACATCTCTCCTCAACTGATATTAAGAGGCCGGCCCTTAAAGAGATAGAACACAAGGTGTTGAGGTTAAATGCAGGTGAGATGCCTCAAAGTGGTTGTGTCATCTGTGTGAAACAGTTTTGTTCTCCATTTTTCAATACCTTTACAGTGttgtctgttttatttgaatTATGTTGGCATTCATCTCATGCCTAAGACAAGTACACTTGCCATTGAGAAATGCCCCTGGTTGTTCTAATATATGCATTTACAGTAAATAGAATTGGCCCTTGTTctcttactgtacatgcaaaTGTCAATAGAAACGTTTTCATTATgatcatatgtgaccctgtaaagcgtaaccagtcgtttcggtaaaatgtattaaattaagttattgtgctcacgtgaacggccataaactaagctttccaacgatatgtatatcgagggtattacacaaactatcgctaagataacagcatccaaagttgacatggttctcctgtcacaatatgccagaagaggagaaatcacctttttaagcggcgcgtgcacaacgggaatgacagtaaatgtgttgaatcttcgccgggtttaacagtcaaaacgtatgtttttccgtgaaatgcgttcacgatatgaaactgtagactgtatacagtcgaattatgcgaaaacgtgaaattcaacattttaacccggaagtttgttattgttgattttctcaaaataacgttgtgcgcaaaacgactgatttcgctttgaatggtcacatatatgtTTTCTTATTACTCACAGACCACAAAGCTACAAGCCATGACTCCCATCAGACTAGTGAACCCACACGTCCCCATCAAAAAAGTGTCGTCCCAGAGAGAGGTTTGTACACCATGCAGcactaacaggggagctacaccagacgcgtaactgaagcgttccgttcgagACGCGTAttgcagccggtcgcagcagttaattatcactgtagtcaaaggaagtagctacaccagacgcaacagtggcgcgtacattcgaaaaaatagacccatcttctaaaatggattttacgcgttgcgaacggaacgcttcagttacacgtctggtgtagctcccctgtaagatagTGACCTCCATTATCTCCATGACTACACCCACTGCCCTGAGCTGGACTCCCAGCTTGGCTCTGAGGTGTGCTGGTGTCGTCCAATCAGAGAGCTGAACCTGAGGCTGTGGGTCCACCAATCACAACACTCTGAGACATGGCAGCTGGTCATGTGACCTGACCATCCATGTGCAACACGAGGAGGAAGATTTATACGATGGCCTCCACACCCATGATTCTCTTTCGTTTATAGTACCATAACACTTCTGAACATGTCTGCTATTTTAGTCTTTTAATATTTGAATCTAGACTGACacaactactgtagaaatgaagCAAAATAAGTAGTGTCATCATTTaataattgaaaataaatgtttgtttctctgtattCCTCTAATAATCAACTGTAATAGTCATATTTTATCAATCAATTTGTGTCgtttaaaatgttttctttatCTCTAAATAATATTAATTATACATTTAACCAGAGTAAAATGCTTATTAATGAAGTACGATCATGTTTATCGATAAGCTTCTGAGCAGAGATATTGTTCTGAGCTGGTCAGGGGTGACCACTTCAGCTCCTTCtcattgcattgcattctccTTCTCCTGCAGGCTTCAGGGTTGGGGACAGAGTCCGAGTGAAGGCTTCTGTTGGAACTCCATGGAACGGCTGGAGAAACGTCACTCACAGCAGTGTGGGTGTGATAACAGGTGAGGCCCTTGTGGTGTTTAGATTTGTCTCTGAAGCCCTCATGCATGACTGAGTGTATTGCACGTTGAACCCtggtatttatttgtttctgtACGTTACTATGAACTAATGATGTTAAAACTGACTTTGTGTTCTCTCCTGTTCCCATAGAGATCGGTTTTTGGGGGATTTCTAATGGCCTGTTAGTTGACTTTACTGAGTGCACTTCCTGGTGGGCACGAGCCTCAGACTTGGAGCTGGTCCTCTGATGCCTCACATGCCCTAATTTAGAGGTCATGACCTGACCTCTGGGCTTTATGAAAGTCGTGAAGTGCAACATGATGCAGGTTCATTACTGATTTTGACACACCCATCGTTTACATTAGCCACCCAGGCTCTCCACTCAGTAGCTTTGTCCTGAGGAGGGAAACCAAATTCTGGCAACAGTCAGCAATCGTTCTGTTTGTTGGCATGCAGCTATTGAGCTGTTCAGTTTTTGACCATTTTTCAATTAACTTTATGATGGAGTTTTACGACAGCATCATGTTCCCAGTGACATCACATGTCGTTCCCAGTGACATCACATGTCGTTCCCAGTGACATCACATACCGTCCCCAGTCCACATCAGCTCATTGGTGTGTCCAGATTACTGATCTCCTGTTGGTTCACCTGCTGATGTGTGTCCCCACCTGAAGCACACTGAAAGACTCATGAGCTCACCTTTATATGCCCTCCAATGGGATCCCCTGTGCAGGTAGCCTTGGGGCTGTTGGTGTTGCTCTCAGTGCCTTTGTGTTCAACTGTGCCCCTGCTGGTTTGAAAGCCATATTTGTAGTTCAATAAACTGCCAATAAACAAACCTGCACTTGCATCCAAGGAGGACTCAAAactgatttgtttttctcttattgTCTCCTCTCTTCGGGTGCTCTCAAATAATAGCATTTATTGTCATGTTCTGCTACTCCACAGGATATTTCTAATATGCCTACAACTTGTCTGCCCCAGCATGAATACACCTCACTCATGACAAGAGGTCACATCAGAATACCCCTCACTCATGACAAGAGGTCACATCAGAATAGTCCTCACTCATGACAAGAGGTCACATCAGAATAGTCCTCACTCATGACAAGAGGTCATATCAGAATAGTCCTCACTCATGACAAGAGGTCACATCAGAATAGCCCTCACTCATGACAAGAGGTCACATCAGAACACCCCTCACTCATGACAAGAGGTCACATCAGAATACccccagagaatgtctaataaggggagaaggaccactagcgaaatacttccgcatggtactgcaactagagggcgatcgcgagcaagtgatgaatgaatgggtagcaatggagctgaaccccccagtaccacatttctcgttatataattttttctcctaaaattgcattaatgcatgcgatgcaggataacttgacttgacaatcagctgaccaatacaattttcaatatgtgttgttattcctaaaaaccctttcaaagttttcatgtcacgtgacacaagcgaaccactttacggccatagacctaaaagaaggttcagcttcacgacggtcgtaatcggtcgcgattgtcgcgagcatccatgagctaaatgctagcatgttacagggaaaacggcccatcctatgaaaagcagaaaggacatgagtgactttttatttcatttccagtggaaaacctatactcaggtagctactacgacaatgtacattaagaaatgaagttgtcaactgtgaaaaaaacgagttctagccgcttagccccatagaccacaattcatttatcacttgctcggcaacgcccctagcggaatttcaacagattgcatgaacaatccggtacaatggagttaataggaagtggaccggctctccctaaaggggctctgataCCCCTCACTCATGACAAAAGGTCACATCAGAATAGTCCTCACTCATGACAAGAGGTCACATCAGAGTAGTCCTCACTCATGTCAAGAGGTCACATCAGAATAGTCCTCACTCATGACAAGAGGTCAGAATAGTCTTCTCATGACAAGAGGTCACATCAGAATATCCCTAACTCATGACAAGAGGTCACATCAGAATAGCCCTCACTCATGACAAGAGGTCATATCAGAATACCCCTCACTCATGACAAGAGGTCACATCAGAATAGTCCTCACTCGTGACAAGAGGTCACATCAGAGTAGTCCTCACTCATGTCAAGAGGTCACATCAGAATAGTCCTCACTCATGACAAGAGGTCAGAATAGTCTTCTCATGACAAGAGGTCACATCAGAATATCCCTCACTCATGACAAGAGGTCACATCAGAATAGTCCTCACTCGTGACAAGAGGTCACATCAGAATAGCCCTCACTCATGACAAGAGGTCATATCAGAATACCCCTCACTCATGACAAGAGGTCACATCAGAGTAGTCCTCACTCATGACAAGAGGTCACATCAGAATAGCCCTCACTCATGACAAAAGGTCACATCAGAATACCCCTCACTCATGACAAGAGGTCACATCAGAATACCCCTCACTCATGACAAGAGGTCAGAATAGTCCTCTCATGACAAGAGGTCACATCAGAATAGTCCTCAGTCATGACAAGAGGTCACATCAGAATAGCCCTCACTCATGACAATAGGTCACATCAGAATAGCCCTCACTCATGACAAGAGGTCACATCAGAATAGCCCTCACTCATGACAAGAGGTCACATCAGAATAGCCCTCACTCATGACAAGAGGTCACATCAGAATACCCCTCACTGATGACAAGAGGTCACATCAGAATACCCCTCACTCATGACAAGAGGTCACATCAGAATACCCCTCACTGATGACAAGAGGTCACATGACCTTTAAAGTTATGACCTGGAGAGAGCATACAGTTGATTctcagaatagaatagagtagaatggattagaatagaatagatacaACATGACAAGAGCAACCTGTATAAATGCAGATTAGAATTGAATACATAGGAACTTGGTATTAAACTTCTATTGTATAACATTTTGATAGTGAGGGATCCAACATTTCTACCACAAACTGTCAATAAACAAAACCTGCACTTGCATCCAACAAGGAAGATTCAATTctgatttcttttttctgttATTCTGTTCTCTCTATTCAGTTGCTTTTGaataatgcaacatttgaaataTCAATATCTACAGGAGGTGGGTGGATGGCTACCATGTGATCAAAATAATGTATCATTATGTATCAATTGTTTATGAGGTGATTGTGGTAGTGTGATGAAATTTTTGGATGGCAGATCATGAAAGATTTGCACTCGAGGAAGAAGCAACCACTTTTGTCCATTTATGCAGGGTTTAGACTGCATACGCAGTCTTTCTACTACGATACTGTATATGAGCTCTCACTGCTTTCACTGCTGTTGCTCTACAGCTCctcctgctgttgtgtgtttggactGTGATCTTTACTAGCGTCTTTACAAATGTGTGATGCCTGATCACCTGCTTGCCTATCAGGTTTCTAAACGTTCAGTTGTAGcctacagcactttggtcaactgtgttgtttttaaaacaACTTTGACTAGACCTGGAGTTAAGAGAT
This window encodes:
- the LOC134078865 gene encoding E3 ubiquitin/ISG15 ligase TRIM25-like, producing the protein MAFIPVSQDEFSCCVCLDLLKDPVTVPCGHSFCLNCITGCWDQEDQKGVYSCPQCRKTFSSRPVLGRNTMLTEVIEKLKKTELQSDVKVPSYAGPDDVECDFCTGRKHKAIKSCLTCLVSYCEAHIQPHYEGPRFSKHKLVNATSQLQEKICSQHDRIIEVFCRTDQQLICMLCSMDDHSGHKTVSAVAERTERQNKLLETKVENRTQIQQREKELQEVHQALLTLKASAQEAVEDSERMFTELISFMEQKRSEVTESIRAQERAEVSRAEGLLEQLELEITKLKSRDADMEKLLHKEDHIDFLQSFDACCTSSVSKIRSSVTFTPHLSSTDIKRPALKEIEHKVLRLNADHKATSHDSHQTSEPTRPHQKSVVPERGFRVGDRVRVKASVGTPWNGWRNVTHSSVGVITEIGFWGISNGLLVDFTECTSWWARASDLELVL